In a genomic window of Gossypium arboreum isolate Shixiya-1 chromosome 7, ASM2569848v2, whole genome shotgun sequence:
- the LOC108467888 gene encoding uncharacterized protein LOC108467888, producing the protein MDPCPFLRLIIESLALKLPQPTKPVAVASGGVYPTTTPCFCKLRLKNFQSQTALLPLSNGSGDSPPESSTSAAGFHLDALTLRRVSGKPVTLCVEVFTGRMGRSCGVNSGKLVGSVQVTVHLGVSQTRPAVFQDGWMKLGNDHEKPSAKLHLTVRTELDPRFVFQFGGEPECSPVVFQIQGNISQPVFSCKFSADRSRSRSLPPNFSNKNRGWMRTLAREKERQGRERKGWMVMIYDLSGSPVAAASMITPFVPSPGTDRVSRSNPGAWLILRPHGFSVSSWKPWGRLEAWRERGPVDGLGYKFELVTDNGPSNGVPIAEATMSVKKGGLFCIDRRVSKSDSAASTSSRSPIKGFVMGSTVEGEGKVSKPMVQVGIQHVTCMADAALFIALSAAIDLSMDACRLFSRKLRKELCHDEQDSCS; encoded by the exons ATGGATCCATGTCCATTCCTTCGTTTGATCATCGAATCATTAGCTTTAAAACTGCCGCAACCCACAAAACCAGTCGCCGTCGCCAGTGGTGGCGTTTACCCAACGACGACACCGTGTTTCTGCAAGCTCAGGCTCAAAAACTTCCAGTCTCAAACGGCTTTGTTGCCACTCAGCAATGGTTCCGGTGATTCTCCCCCTGAATCTTCCACCTCCGCCGCTGGTTTCCACCTCGACGCTCTAACGCTCCGCCGTGTCTCCGGCAAGCCTGTGACGCTATGTGTCGAGGTATTTACCGGGCGTATGGGTCGCTCCTGCGGTGTCAACAGTGGGAAGTTGGTCGGTTCGGTTCAGGTTACGGTCCACTTGGGAGTGTCGCAAACTAGACCGGCAGTGTTTCAAGATGGGTGGATGAAACTCGGCAACGATCATGAAAAACCCTCCGCTAAGCTTCACTTAACGGTCAGAACCGAACTGGATCCTCGGTTCGTTTTCCAGTTCGGCGGAGAACCGGAATGTAGCCCCGTCGTGTTTCAAATTCAAGGCAACATTAGTCAACCGGTTTTCAGTTGCAAGTTTAGCGCGGACCGGTCAAGATCGCG GTCTCTCCCACCCAATTTTTCCAACAAGAATAGAGGATGGATGAGAACATTAGCAAGAGAAAAGGAAAGGCAAGGGAGGGAAAGGAAAGGATGGATGGTAATGATATATGATCTATCCGGTTCTCCGGTCGCAGCCGCCTCGATGATCACTCCCTTTGTGCCTTCCCCTGGAACCGATCGCGTCTCGAGGTCCAACCCCGGGGCGTGGTTAATCCTTCGCCCACACGGCTTTTCCGTCAGCAGCTGGAAACCATGGGGTCGTCTTGAGGCGTGGAGGGAACGTGGTCCTGTTGATGGCTTGGGCTATAAATTCGAGCTCGTTACCGACAATGGCCCTAGTAACGGCGTCCCCATTGCCGAAGCTACAATGAGCGTGAAAAAGGGTGGCTTATTTTGCATTGATCGGAGAGTATCGAAATCCGATTCGGCAGCATCGACGAGTTCGAGGTCACCTATTAAGGGTTTTGTTATGGGTTCAACCGTTGAAGGTGAAGGCAAAGTTAGCAAACCAATGGTACAAGTTGGGATCCAACATGTTACATGCATGGCTGATGCTGCACTGTTTATTGCACTGTCGGCCGCCATTGATCTTAGTATGGATGCTTGTCGACTTTTCTCGAGGAAATTAAGGAAGGAACTTTGCCATGATGAACAAGATTCatgttcttaa